A DNA window from Euwallacea fornicatus isolate EFF26 chromosome 17, ASM4011564v1, whole genome shotgun sequence contains the following coding sequences:
- the scu gene encoding 3-hydroxyacyl-CoA dehydrogenase type-2: protein MLKGTVSLVTGGASGLGKATVERLAAQGAQVVLCDLPKSTGAEVAKAIGNDKVIFAPVNITKEEDIQSALNLTKEKFGKLNHVVNCAGIGVAFKTYNFKKNKPHFLEDFSKVIQVNTIGTFNVIRLAVGLIGENESGPNGEKGVVINTASIAAFDGQMGQAAYAASKGAVVSMTLPIARDLASDGIRVVTIAPGLFKTPLLSALPEKVINFLEKSIPFPSRLGEPAEFAHLVQAIIENPMLNGETIRLDGALRMQ, encoded by the exons ATGCTGAAA GGAACCGTTAGTTTGGTAACCGGAGGAGCGTCAGGGCTTGGCAAGGCCACAGTAGAGCGCCTCGCAGCCCAAGGGGCTCAAGTAGTTCTTTGCGACCTGCCAAAGTCAACGGGAGCCGAAGTGGCCAAAGCTATCGGAAACGATAAAGTCATCTTTGCTCCCGTCAAT ATAACTAAAGAGGAGGATATTCAGAGCGCCCTTAACTTGACCAAAGAGAAGTTTGGCAAGTTGAATCATGTGGTCAACTGTGCGGGCATTGGGGTAGCCTTTAAGACCtacaatttcaagaaaaataagcCCCATTTTTTAGAAGATTTCTCCAAAGTCATTCAa GTGAATACCATAGGCACTTTCAACGTAATTAGACTAGCAGTAGGATTAATAGGGGAAAATGAAAGTGGCCCTAATGGGGAGAAGGGAGTCGTGATAAACACCGCCAGCATCGCAGCTTTCGATGGACAAATGGGTCAAGCAGCGTATGCGGCCAGCAAAGGAGCTGTGGTCAGCATGACTTTACCCATAGCTAGGGATTTAGCCAGTGACGGAATACGCGTAGTTACCATCGCCCCAG gACTCTTTAAGACTCCCCTCTTATCAGCTCTTCCAGAAAAAGTAATCAATTTCTTGGAGAAGTCGATCCCCTTTCCCAGTCGCTTAGGAGAGCCTGCGGAATTTGCCCATTTGGTGCAGGCCATTATTGAGAATCCTATGTTGAATGGAGAGACCATAAGGCTGGATGGGGCTCTTAGGATGCAGTAG
- the LOC136344659 gene encoding uncharacterized protein isoform X2, with protein sequence MEERHETSPDSTSAVPLSPRPTAFTIDFDDKKVDLQRHKSLAEKFQQRHKRGKSMSKLEGSSGSSVGVGNEKKHPLTGNLPRKSSFQSEDERPERCKSANVATTKRSDLTLPLEGVASERMTHSFPNATLLSLDSPSMACDLLNVSSPEFELISPFSPNLEDVTRSVGELNLSPEKLQFDSTLTDKDFDDKKSDTVSEAGTYTVDNDNYTEEQKARMSIDNDFKIEKISVEDKTMEYIKSLSSQNFLAEDTTSSSVFSSQISGSSSTVSSLQSSFSANGTIGSAKPHHQLNNELHNLIQGKKPLSPILSPTQNLSLITNEKKRQSPVHTPRVKSAPSNIEKQKSDQGSIISVTSSGVFRSKNEEQRKLERRLSLTKSEVHVEAYVDGKIYNEDMLNNSSARPGSNRKSKLTANIVNVQSIEVNSGSGADVGSVVSASFSLGRSGNVATVTTGLPLTPTGKTSPTKIPSPIHTISRPRSRNNLSAMPDDFDTDTILRPTRNYINSLQQKLSQDNSDQDSDYEQKYGLQLNNTAHLLKQRALHIRHNSLDDKTINNKLEHFQNKNLQPIDQTYTNVFGQYPRQKVVNKINNSPSNSPIRRSSSFSNRNQINNVVKSNNLGLLKDSNLCPSPKLQKSSSTACIKPGLGASRVEEHRKIDRNKFGDTETSSEEDLEANMQKRKDLGSLSNTRCNRTFSLRRARVDNEAGKLKCPNTPDMRRKTFQPVGVKQERAISVDRKPIKTNEVQSRYLLSLNKRASSVAKEVPKTVTNRNSCPVTKPPSTFNRSEGGRFSMRTSKSTNTTSKSGKKDGKGSKQNNGPRSNSSLSSREMEFQNWKRRKSYDPMKAAAEGKKKELEKRLSGITGPHNKTGMASPESSPSHSGSVHRSQSFHGTAALEQLISSDEEDLTFSADECFSPPTPSPCELSPTKASLRHSLWDRIRN encoded by the exons ATGGAGGAACGACACGAAACGTCCCCAGACAGTACGTCCGCCGTGCCCTTATCGCCGCGGCCCACTGCCTTTACCATCGATTTCGATGATAAAAAGGTAGACCTCCAAAGGCACAAATCCCTGGCTGAGAAGTTCCAGCAAAGGCACAAAAGGGGCAAGTCCATGTCCAAGCTGGAGGGAAGTTCTGGGAGTAGTGTGGGTGTCGGCAACGAAAAGAAACACCCGCTTACCGGGAATTTGCCTAGAAAATCCAGTTTTCAGTCCGAAG ACGAGCGTCCAGAACGGTGCAAGAGTGCCAACGTCGCCACAACAAAACGCAGCGATCTGACTTTGCCCCTGGAGGGCGTCGCCTCAGAGCGTATGACCCACTCCTTCCCCAATGCCACCCTTCTGTCCCTGGACAGCCCTTCGATGGCCTGCGATTTGCTTAACGTATCCAGCCCCGAGTTTGAGCTAATCAGCCCCTTCAGTCCGAATCTGGAGGATGTGACTAGAAGCGTTGGAGAGCTCAATTTGTCGCCCGAGAAACTGCAGTTCGATTCCACATTAACCGATAAGGACTTTGATGATAAGAAATCTGATACTGTCAGTGAAGCTGGCACTTACACTGTGGACAATGACAATTACACTGAGGAGCAGAAGGCTCGGATGAGCATAGATAATGACTTTAAAATAGAGAAGATTTCTGTTGAAGACAAAACCATGGAGTACATCAAGAGTTTGTCCAGCCAGAACTTCCTAGCTGAGGATACTACAAGTTCGTCCGTTTTTTCTTCTCAAATCAGTGGAAGTTCCTCCACGGTCTCGAGTCTACAGAGCAGTTTCTCCGCCAACGGCACAATTGGCTCTGCAAAGCCTCACCACCAACTAAATAACGAATTGCATAATCTCATTCAAGGCAAAAAGCCGCTTTCACCCATCCTCTCACCTACCCAAAACCTCTCTCTAATAACTAACGAAAAGAAACGGCAAAGTCCTGTTCATACACCTCGAGTTAAGTCTGCCCCCTCGAACATAGAGAAACAAAAATCCGATCAAGGGTCGATAATTTCGGTGACTTCCAGCGGGGTCTTCCGCAGCAAGAACGAGGAGCAGAGGAAGCTGGAACGGAGGTTGAGTCTGACCAAGTCAGAGGTGCATGTTGAGGCCTATGTCGATGGAAAGATCTACAATGAAGATATGCTAAATAATAGCTCCGCGAGGCCTGGTTCGAACAGGAAGAGCAAGTTGACGGCGAATATTGTGAACGTGCAAAGCATAGAAGTTAATTCAGGCAGTGGGGCAGATGTGGGAAGCGTAGTAAGCGCCAGTTTTAGCCTCGGGAGAAGCGGCAATGTGGCTACAG TTACCACAGGTCTTCCGCTGACCCCAACTGGCAAAACTTCTCCCACGAAAATCCCATCGCCGATCCATACGATCTCGCGCCCCCGCAGCCGAAACAACCTCTCGGCCATGCCTGACGATTTCGACACTGACACGATCCTGCGACCGACCCGTAACTACATCAACTCGCTGCAGCAAAAGCTATCCCAGGACAACAGCGATCAGGACAGCGACTACGAACAAAAGTATGGCCTGCAGCTGAACAACAccgctcatttgctgaagcaACGCGCCCTGCACATCAGACACAATTCGCTGGATGACAAGACGATCAACAACAAGCTGGAACACTTCCAGAACAAGAACCTGCAGCCGATCGACCAAACTTACACAAACGTGTTTGGTCAATATCCCAGGCAGAAAGTGGTCAATAAGATCAATAACTCGCCTAGCAATAGTCCCATAAGAAGGTCTAGCAGTTTTTCCAATAGAAATCAGATAAATAATGTGGTGAAGAGTAATAATCTCGGGTTGTTGAAGGATTCCAACTTGTGTCCCTCTCCGAAGCTGCAAAAGAGCTCGTCTACTGCGTGTATTAAACCCGGCCTGGGAGCCAGCAGGGTGGAGGAGCATAGGAAAATCGATAG GAATAAGTTTGGGGACACAGAAACGAGTTCTGAAGAAGATTTGGAGGCCAACATGCAAAAGCGCAAAGATTTGGGCAGTTTATCGAATACCAGGTGCAATAGGACGTTCAGTTTGCGGCGTGCGAGGGTGGACAACGAGGCTGGAAAGTTAAAGTGTCCTAACACGCCCGACATGAGACGCAAGACCTTTCAGCCAGTGGGAGTCAAGCAGGAACGTGCAATTTCGGTCGACAGGAAACCGATTAAAACCAACGAA GTGCAAAGCAGGTACCTGCTTAGTCTCAACAAAAGAGCCAGTTCAGTGGCTAAAGAAGTGCCAAAGACGGTGACGAATAGGAATAGCTGTCCGGTGACCAAACCACCGTCGACGTTCAATAGAAGCGAGGGGGGGAGATTTAGCATGCGCACTTCCAAGTCGACGAACACCACCTCGAAAAGCGGGAAAAAAGACG GTAAAGGTTCAAAGCAAAACAACGGACCTAGAAGTAACTCTTCCCTTTCCAGTCGAGAAATGGAGTTCCAGAACTGGAAAAGAAGGAAAAGTTACGATCCCATGAAGGCTGCCGCAGAG GGCAAGAAAAAGGAGCTAGAAAAACGGCTGAGCGGAATAACTGGTCCTCACAACAAAACTGGCATGGCCAGCCCGGAAAGTTCGCCATCGCATTCAGGCTCAGTTCATCGATCACAG
- the LOC136344664 gene encoding uncharacterized protein isoform X2: MALVAYDYGSESEPEINDNEMEVTIAEPATEQSSTTIISNNLFSKLPSAKSQTSTQIEENDQLEDFIPTVKNIKEKKKVLITIPSLSEFNDIKNDEPARKRAKASAKGSGLLGMLPPVQAAPKSSTMFLPNIVAKRSTKKPSTPPQAAKKAGIIRNKVASVHQSRPGSGSDTDTDSEDITVPEMFDDKMWEKVCGRPKVPKRIPKTQVLLQLEPPAEFSTAPEPEKPYEGLNNVAFKELVGKVKKPMGNIKLIDINEEEIMPDKDLWMTKSLTDPELQPKATPEEVLDPTKKRKHHITYLAQQAKANEQEYKAAWATSKNNRMMSRAKYGF, translated from the exons ATGGCATTAGTTGCCTATGATTATGGTAGTGAAAGCGAACCTGAAATCAATGACAATGAAATGGAAGTTACCATTGCAGAG ccTGCTACTGAGCAGTCATCAACTacaataatttctaataaCTTATTTTCCAAACTGCCCAGTGCAAAATCTCAAACATCCACtcaaatagaagaaaatgatCAGCTTGAAGACTTCATTCCCACAGTCAAGAACataaaagagaagaaaaaagttttgataaCTATCCCTTCATTATCGGAATTCAacgatattaaaaatgatgagCCTGCCAGAAAACGTGCAAAAGCTTCAGCAAAAGGCAGTGGATTGTTAG GCATGTTGCCACCAGTGCAAGCAGCTCCCAAATCAAGCACAATGTTTTTACCAAACATTGTGGCTAAGAGAAGCACCAAAAAACCTTCCACTCCTCCTCAGGCGGCCAAAAAGGCCGGTATTATTAGAAATAAAGTGGCCTCAGTGCATCAAAGTAGACCTGGAAGTGGTAGTGATACTGACACAGACAGTGAAGACATTACGGTTCCAGAAATGTTTGATGATAAAATGTGGGAGAAAGTGTGTGGAAGACCTAAAGTTCCAAAAAGAATACCCAAAACTCAGGTGCTTTTACAATTGGAACCTCCTGCAG AGTTTTCCACAGCTCCTGAACCAGAAAAGCCTTATGAGGGCTTGAATAATGTGGCCTTTAAAGAGCTGGTAGGGAAAGTGAAAAAACCCATGggcaatattaaattaattgacaTAAACGAGGAAGAAATAATGCCTGATAAAGACTTATGGATGACCAAATCTTTGACTG ATCCAGAATTGCAACCCAAAGCTACGCCAGAAGAAGTCCTAGATCCAACTAAAAAGAGGAAGCACCATATCACCTATTTGGCACAACAGGCCAAAGCAAACGAACAGGAGTATAAGGCTGCCTGGGCCACCAGTAAAAATAATCGAATGATGAGTCGTGCGAAATACGGATTTTAA
- the LOC136344659 gene encoding uncharacterized protein isoform X1, with product MEERHETSPDSTSAVPLSPRPTAFTIDFDDKKVDLQRHKSLAEKFQQRHKRGKSMSKLEGSSGSSVGVGNEKKHPLTGNLPRKSSFQSEGYFSSDERPERCKSANVATTKRSDLTLPLEGVASERMTHSFPNATLLSLDSPSMACDLLNVSSPEFELISPFSPNLEDVTRSVGELNLSPEKLQFDSTLTDKDFDDKKSDTVSEAGTYTVDNDNYTEEQKARMSIDNDFKIEKISVEDKTMEYIKSLSSQNFLAEDTTSSSVFSSQISGSSSTVSSLQSSFSANGTIGSAKPHHQLNNELHNLIQGKKPLSPILSPTQNLSLITNEKKRQSPVHTPRVKSAPSNIEKQKSDQGSIISVTSSGVFRSKNEEQRKLERRLSLTKSEVHVEAYVDGKIYNEDMLNNSSARPGSNRKSKLTANIVNVQSIEVNSGSGADVGSVVSASFSLGRSGNVATVTTGLPLTPTGKTSPTKIPSPIHTISRPRSRNNLSAMPDDFDTDTILRPTRNYINSLQQKLSQDNSDQDSDYEQKYGLQLNNTAHLLKQRALHIRHNSLDDKTINNKLEHFQNKNLQPIDQTYTNVFGQYPRQKVVNKINNSPSNSPIRRSSSFSNRNQINNVVKSNNLGLLKDSNLCPSPKLQKSSSTACIKPGLGASRVEEHRKIDRNKFGDTETSSEEDLEANMQKRKDLGSLSNTRCNRTFSLRRARVDNEAGKLKCPNTPDMRRKTFQPVGVKQERAISVDRKPIKTNEVQSRYLLSLNKRASSVAKEVPKTVTNRNSCPVTKPPSTFNRSEGGRFSMRTSKSTNTTSKSGKKDGKGSKQNNGPRSNSSLSSREMEFQNWKRRKSYDPMKAAAEGKKKELEKRLSGITGPHNKTGMASPESSPSHSGSVHRSQSFHGTAALEQLISSDEEDLTFSADECFSPPTPSPCELSPTKASLRHSLWDRIRN from the exons ATGGAGGAACGACACGAAACGTCCCCAGACAGTACGTCCGCCGTGCCCTTATCGCCGCGGCCCACTGCCTTTACCATCGATTTCGATGATAAAAAGGTAGACCTCCAAAGGCACAAATCCCTGGCTGAGAAGTTCCAGCAAAGGCACAAAAGGGGCAAGTCCATGTCCAAGCTGGAGGGAAGTTCTGGGAGTAGTGTGGGTGTCGGCAACGAAAAGAAACACCCGCTTACCGGGAATTTGCCTAGAAAATCCAGTTTTCAGTCCGAAG GCTATTTTTCCTCAGACGAGCGTCCAGAACGGTGCAAGAGTGCCAACGTCGCCACAACAAAACGCAGCGATCTGACTTTGCCCCTGGAGGGCGTCGCCTCAGAGCGTATGACCCACTCCTTCCCCAATGCCACCCTTCTGTCCCTGGACAGCCCTTCGATGGCCTGCGATTTGCTTAACGTATCCAGCCCCGAGTTTGAGCTAATCAGCCCCTTCAGTCCGAATCTGGAGGATGTGACTAGAAGCGTTGGAGAGCTCAATTTGTCGCCCGAGAAACTGCAGTTCGATTCCACATTAACCGATAAGGACTTTGATGATAAGAAATCTGATACTGTCAGTGAAGCTGGCACTTACACTGTGGACAATGACAATTACACTGAGGAGCAGAAGGCTCGGATGAGCATAGATAATGACTTTAAAATAGAGAAGATTTCTGTTGAAGACAAAACCATGGAGTACATCAAGAGTTTGTCCAGCCAGAACTTCCTAGCTGAGGATACTACAAGTTCGTCCGTTTTTTCTTCTCAAATCAGTGGAAGTTCCTCCACGGTCTCGAGTCTACAGAGCAGTTTCTCCGCCAACGGCACAATTGGCTCTGCAAAGCCTCACCACCAACTAAATAACGAATTGCATAATCTCATTCAAGGCAAAAAGCCGCTTTCACCCATCCTCTCACCTACCCAAAACCTCTCTCTAATAACTAACGAAAAGAAACGGCAAAGTCCTGTTCATACACCTCGAGTTAAGTCTGCCCCCTCGAACATAGAGAAACAAAAATCCGATCAAGGGTCGATAATTTCGGTGACTTCCAGCGGGGTCTTCCGCAGCAAGAACGAGGAGCAGAGGAAGCTGGAACGGAGGTTGAGTCTGACCAAGTCAGAGGTGCATGTTGAGGCCTATGTCGATGGAAAGATCTACAATGAAGATATGCTAAATAATAGCTCCGCGAGGCCTGGTTCGAACAGGAAGAGCAAGTTGACGGCGAATATTGTGAACGTGCAAAGCATAGAAGTTAATTCAGGCAGTGGGGCAGATGTGGGAAGCGTAGTAAGCGCCAGTTTTAGCCTCGGGAGAAGCGGCAATGTGGCTACAG TTACCACAGGTCTTCCGCTGACCCCAACTGGCAAAACTTCTCCCACGAAAATCCCATCGCCGATCCATACGATCTCGCGCCCCCGCAGCCGAAACAACCTCTCGGCCATGCCTGACGATTTCGACACTGACACGATCCTGCGACCGACCCGTAACTACATCAACTCGCTGCAGCAAAAGCTATCCCAGGACAACAGCGATCAGGACAGCGACTACGAACAAAAGTATGGCCTGCAGCTGAACAACAccgctcatttgctgaagcaACGCGCCCTGCACATCAGACACAATTCGCTGGATGACAAGACGATCAACAACAAGCTGGAACACTTCCAGAACAAGAACCTGCAGCCGATCGACCAAACTTACACAAACGTGTTTGGTCAATATCCCAGGCAGAAAGTGGTCAATAAGATCAATAACTCGCCTAGCAATAGTCCCATAAGAAGGTCTAGCAGTTTTTCCAATAGAAATCAGATAAATAATGTGGTGAAGAGTAATAATCTCGGGTTGTTGAAGGATTCCAACTTGTGTCCCTCTCCGAAGCTGCAAAAGAGCTCGTCTACTGCGTGTATTAAACCCGGCCTGGGAGCCAGCAGGGTGGAGGAGCATAGGAAAATCGATAG GAATAAGTTTGGGGACACAGAAACGAGTTCTGAAGAAGATTTGGAGGCCAACATGCAAAAGCGCAAAGATTTGGGCAGTTTATCGAATACCAGGTGCAATAGGACGTTCAGTTTGCGGCGTGCGAGGGTGGACAACGAGGCTGGAAAGTTAAAGTGTCCTAACACGCCCGACATGAGACGCAAGACCTTTCAGCCAGTGGGAGTCAAGCAGGAACGTGCAATTTCGGTCGACAGGAAACCGATTAAAACCAACGAA GTGCAAAGCAGGTACCTGCTTAGTCTCAACAAAAGAGCCAGTTCAGTGGCTAAAGAAGTGCCAAAGACGGTGACGAATAGGAATAGCTGTCCGGTGACCAAACCACCGTCGACGTTCAATAGAAGCGAGGGGGGGAGATTTAGCATGCGCACTTCCAAGTCGACGAACACCACCTCGAAAAGCGGGAAAAAAGACG GTAAAGGTTCAAAGCAAAACAACGGACCTAGAAGTAACTCTTCCCTTTCCAGTCGAGAAATGGAGTTCCAGAACTGGAAAAGAAGGAAAAGTTACGATCCCATGAAGGCTGCCGCAGAG GGCAAGAAAAAGGAGCTAGAAAAACGGCTGAGCGGAATAACTGGTCCTCACAACAAAACTGGCATGGCCAGCCCGGAAAGTTCGCCATCGCATTCAGGCTCAGTTCATCGATCACAG
- the LOC136344664 gene encoding uncharacterized protein isoform X1: MALVAYDYGSESEPEINDNEMEVTIAEPATEQSSTTIISNNLFSKLPSAKSQTSTQIEENDQLEDFIPTVKNIKEKKKVLITIPSLSEFNDIKNDEPARKRAKASAKGSGLLGMLPPVQAAPKSSTMFLPNIVAKRSTKKPSTPPQAAKKAGIIRNKVASVHQSRPGSGSDTDTDSEDITVPEMFDDKMWEKVCGRPKVPKRIPKTQVLLQLEPPAEEFSTAPEPEKPYEGLNNVAFKELVGKVKKPMGNIKLIDINEEEIMPDKDLWMTKSLTDPELQPKATPEEVLDPTKKRKHHITYLAQQAKANEQEYKAAWATSKNNRMMSRAKYGF; the protein is encoded by the exons ATGGCATTAGTTGCCTATGATTATGGTAGTGAAAGCGAACCTGAAATCAATGACAATGAAATGGAAGTTACCATTGCAGAG ccTGCTACTGAGCAGTCATCAACTacaataatttctaataaCTTATTTTCCAAACTGCCCAGTGCAAAATCTCAAACATCCACtcaaatagaagaaaatgatCAGCTTGAAGACTTCATTCCCACAGTCAAGAACataaaagagaagaaaaaagttttgataaCTATCCCTTCATTATCGGAATTCAacgatattaaaaatgatgagCCTGCCAGAAAACGTGCAAAAGCTTCAGCAAAAGGCAGTGGATTGTTAG GCATGTTGCCACCAGTGCAAGCAGCTCCCAAATCAAGCACAATGTTTTTACCAAACATTGTGGCTAAGAGAAGCACCAAAAAACCTTCCACTCCTCCTCAGGCGGCCAAAAAGGCCGGTATTATTAGAAATAAAGTGGCCTCAGTGCATCAAAGTAGACCTGGAAGTGGTAGTGATACTGACACAGACAGTGAAGACATTACGGTTCCAGAAATGTTTGATGATAAAATGTGGGAGAAAGTGTGTGGAAGACCTAAAGTTCCAAAAAGAATACCCAAAACTCAGGTGCTTTTACAATTGGAACCTCCTGCAG AAGAGTTTTCCACAGCTCCTGAACCAGAAAAGCCTTATGAGGGCTTGAATAATGTGGCCTTTAAAGAGCTGGTAGGGAAAGTGAAAAAACCCATGggcaatattaaattaattgacaTAAACGAGGAAGAAATAATGCCTGATAAAGACTTATGGATGACCAAATCTTTGACTG ATCCAGAATTGCAACCCAAAGCTACGCCAGAAGAAGTCCTAGATCCAACTAAAAAGAGGAAGCACCATATCACCTATTTGGCACAACAGGCCAAAGCAAACGAACAGGAGTATAAGGCTGCCTGGGCCACCAGTAAAAATAATCGAATGATGAGTCGTGCGAAATACGGATTTTAA
- the ND-MWFE gene encoding uncharacterized protein ND-MWFE gives MWFECLPSFGIILVAMAFPHASAYVINQLVVGNMFRRALDSQPLRLQYLRDQRLAGGDAYKMVGLEGIPDE, from the exons ATGTGGTTTGAATGTCTGCCGAGTTTCGGTATCATTCTAGTGGCTATGGCTTTCCCTCATGCTTCAGCTTATGTAATCAACCAATTG GTGGTtggaaatatgttcagaaggGCTCTAGACTCTCAACCTTTAAGATTACAATACCTGCGAGACCAGAGACTAGCTGGGGGAGACGCATATAAAATGGTGGGTTTAGAAGGAATTCCAGATGAGTAA
- the l(2)09851 gene encoding glutamate-rich WD repeat-containing protein 1 encodes MSDDEMDVSHDSSSENEEELEKAGYDQNMDSQSSSTNPKTEVYLPGKPLEDGEELTCDPSAYIMYHQAQTSAPCLSFDIISDTLGENRTTYPMTAYIVAGTQASQSHVNNLIVMKLSNLDKTSKNEDSDDDEDELSDEEDEANGPKMAGALIKHQGCVNRIRSTVINNTVLAAAWSELGRVNIWDLTSQLQAVNSSQLLAKYNKDNKQSSVTPLFTFNGHNTEGFAMDWSPTISGLLATGDCRKDIHLWNPSEGTTWKVDQRPLIGHEESVEDLQWSPNERNVLASCSVDKSIRIWDTRANPSKACMITCERAHDCDVNVISWNRNEPFIASGGDDGFLHVWDLRTFQQKTPLATFKHHTEPVTTVEWHPTDSAVFASGGADNQIALWDLSVEKDSETEAEDIKDVPPQLLFIHQGQNNIKELHWHRQLPGVIISTAESGFNIFRTISV; translated from the exons ATGTCGGACGACGAAATGGATGTATCTCACGACAGTTCTTCTGAAAATGAAGAGGAATTAGAGAAAGCAGGATATGACCAGAACATGGACAGTCAGAGCTCCAGTACCAATCCTAAAACTGAGGTATATCTGCCTGGAAAACCACTTGAAGACGGCGAAGAATTGACTTGTGATCCTAGTGCTTATATCATGTACCACCAAGCTCAGACAAGTGCCCCATGTCTTAGTTTTGATATTATATCAGATACTTTAG gaGAAAATCGCACTACATACCCTATGACTGCATATATTGTGGCAGGCACTCAAGCCTCCCAATCTCACGTAAACAACCTTATTGTAATGAAACTCTCTAACCTCgataaaacttcaaaaaatgagGACAGTGACGATGATGAAGATGAATTATCAGACGAAGAAGATGAGGCCAATGGTCCTAAAATGGCTGGTGCATTGATCAAGCACCAAGGCTGTGTAAATAGAATCAGG TCGACAGTCATAAACAATACAGTCTTGGCAGCTGCTTGGAGTGAGTTAGGAAGGGTAAATATATGGGACCTAACATCTCAGCTGCAAGCTGTGAATTCCAGCCAGCTATTGGCAAAATACAACAAAGACAATAAACAAAGTTCAGTTACtccattatttacatttaatggTCACAACACTGAAGGTTTTGCCATGGATTGGAGCCCCACAATTTCAGGG CTTTTAGCTACAGGAGATTGCCGTAAAGATATTCATCTTTGGAACCCTTCAGAAGGAACCACATGGAAGGTGGATCAGAGGCCATTGATTGGTCACGAAGAGTCCGTAGAAGATTTGCAATG GTCCCCCAATGAGCGCAATGTTTTGGCGAGCTGTTCAGTAGACAAAAGCATCCGCATTTGGGATACTAGGGCGAATCCAAGCAAGGCCTGCATGATCACATGTGAAAGAGCGCATGATTGCGATGTTAACGTCATCAGCTGGAACAGGAATGAGCCATTTATAGCCAGTG GCGGCGACGATGGATTTCTCCATGTGTGGGATCTAAGAACATTCCAGCAAAAGACACCGTTAGCCACGTTCAAGCATCACACAGAACCAGTGACAACAGTGGAATGGCACCCAACAGACTCAGCAGTTTTCGCATCAGGGGGCGCCGACAATCAGATAGCTTTATGGGATTTATCGGTGGAAAAAGACTCTGAGACTGAAGCAGAAGATATCAAA gACGTGCCTCCGCAATTGTTGTTTATTCATCAAGggcaaaacaatattaaagaGCTACATTGGCATCGGCAGCTCCCAGGAGTGATTATTAGTACGGCAGAAAGTGGATTTAACATATTTAGAACCATTAGTGTTTAA